One genomic region from Actinocatenispora thailandica encodes:
- a CDS encoding flavin reductase family protein: MEYENSHTQMAPSILYWGTPVVLLSTENPDGTANLAPMSSAFWLGRRGVLGLGAGSQTARNLRRTGECVLNLPSDEQADAVDRLALTTGNPCVSAVRATRGYRYEPDKFGTARLTPLPSETVTPPRVAECPVAMEATLAAAHPVAADNDRESGKIVAFEVLVRRVWVHDEIRAADRADHVDPDAWRPLIMSFQQLYRLGPRARSSRLATIPSTSTGTASTSRSRPDLEAPGTVAPPRSGRVSRTGGTPGTGWPTRPPIRRGACQSAGDRRTSILPMLPPRIMSRNACGALGRPSANVSR; this comes from the coding sequence ATGGAGTACGAGAACAGCCACACCCAGATGGCGCCGAGCATCCTGTACTGGGGCACCCCGGTGGTCCTGCTGTCCACCGAGAACCCGGACGGCACGGCCAATCTGGCCCCGATGTCGTCCGCGTTCTGGCTCGGCCGGCGCGGCGTGCTCGGCCTCGGCGCCGGCTCGCAGACCGCGCGTAACCTCCGCCGTACCGGGGAGTGCGTGTTGAACCTGCCCTCCGACGAGCAGGCCGATGCGGTCGATCGGCTCGCGCTCACCACCGGCAACCCCTGTGTGTCGGCGGTCAGGGCCACCCGCGGCTACCGGTACGAGCCGGACAAGTTCGGCACCGCACGGCTGACGCCGCTGCCATCGGAGACCGTGACGCCGCCGCGCGTCGCCGAGTGCCCGGTCGCGATGGAGGCGACACTCGCCGCGGCACATCCGGTCGCCGCCGACAACGACCGGGAGTCCGGCAAGATCGTGGCGTTCGAGGTGCTCGTCCGCCGGGTCTGGGTGCACGACGAGATCCGCGCCGCGGACCGGGCCGACCACGTCGACCCGGATGCCTGGCGACCGCTGATCATGAGCTTCCAGCAGCTGTACCGGCTCGGGCCGCGAGCCCGCTCGTCCCGCCTCGCCACGATCCCGAGCACCTCTACCGGGACAGCGAGTACGTCCCGGTCACGACCTGACCTCGAAGCACCGGGCACGGTCGCGCCGCCGCGGTCGGGTCGGGTCTCCCGCACCGGCGGTACCCCCGGTACCGGCTGGCCGACCCGCCCGCCCATCCGGCGCGGCGCCTGTCAGTCCGCCGGGGACAGGCGAACGAGCATCTTGCCGATGTTGCCGCCGCGCATCATGTCCAGGAACGCCTGCGGCGCGTTGGGCAGGCCATCGGCGAACGTCTCCCGGTAG
- a CDS encoding nuclear transport factor 2 family protein: MADTTALATRYLDAWNENDPVARRALVDEIFAADARYTDPLADVRGPEAIDALLGEAQQQFPGLRFSLGGPVDDHHHLARFNWHLGPDGAEPIVIGFDVVTIDGDGRITQVAGFLDKIPS; the protein is encoded by the coding sequence ATGGCAGACACCACCGCACTCGCGACCCGCTACCTCGACGCGTGGAACGAGAACGACCCGGTCGCCCGCCGCGCCCTGGTCGACGAGATCTTCGCCGCCGACGCCCGCTACACCGACCCGCTCGCCGACGTGCGCGGGCCGGAGGCGATCGACGCACTGCTCGGCGAGGCGCAGCAGCAGTTCCCCGGGCTGCGGTTCAGCCTCGGCGGGCCGGTCGACGACCACCACCACCTGGCGCGGTTCAACTGGCACCTCGGCCCCGACGGCGCCGAGCCCATCGTCATCGGGTTCGACGTCGTGACCATCGACGGCGACGGCCGGATCACCCAGGTGGCCGGATTCCTCGACAAGATCCCGAGCTGA
- a CDS encoding NADP-dependent oxidoreductase — MTAGREIRLAARPDGWPTAETFELATVEVPAPADGQVLVRNTLMSVDPYMRGRMNDVESYVPPFEVGRPLDGGAIGEVVESRSPRYAVGDTVLHGLGWRDYALLDADHAVRVDPAAAPVSSYLGILGMTGLTAYAGLVAIAALQPGETVFVSGAAGAVGSAAGQFARLLGAGRVVGSAGTAAKVRYLTDELGFDAAFDYHDGPVARQLRAAAPDGIDVYFDNVGGEHLEAAIGSMKRFGRAAICGMISGYNETEPQTAPRNLARLIGWRLTLRGFLVRDHADLRDEFVERAGRWLADGKLSYRETFADGLPNAPQAFLDMMRGGNIGKMLVRLSPAD, encoded by the coding sequence ATGACAGCTGGGCGGGAGATCAGGTTGGCGGCGCGGCCGGACGGGTGGCCCACCGCGGAGACGTTCGAACTGGCCACGGTCGAGGTGCCGGCGCCGGCCGACGGCCAGGTGCTGGTGCGCAACACCCTGATGTCGGTCGACCCGTACATGCGCGGCCGGATGAACGACGTCGAGTCGTACGTGCCGCCGTTCGAGGTCGGCAGGCCACTGGACGGCGGCGCGATCGGCGAGGTCGTCGAGTCGCGCTCGCCGCGGTACGCGGTGGGTGACACGGTGCTGCACGGTCTCGGCTGGCGCGACTACGCACTGCTCGACGCCGACCATGCGGTGCGGGTCGATCCGGCCGCGGCTCCGGTCTCCAGCTACCTCGGCATCCTCGGCATGACCGGACTCACCGCGTACGCGGGGCTGGTGGCGATCGCCGCGCTGCAGCCCGGCGAGACCGTGTTCGTGTCCGGTGCGGCCGGCGCGGTCGGCAGCGCGGCCGGCCAGTTCGCCCGGCTGCTCGGGGCCGGCCGGGTCGTCGGCTCGGCCGGTACGGCTGCGAAGGTCCGCTACCTGACCGACGAGCTGGGCTTCGACGCGGCGTTCGACTACCACGACGGGCCGGTGGCCCGGCAGCTGCGCGCGGCGGCGCCGGACGGCATCGACGTGTACTTCGACAACGTCGGCGGCGAGCACCTGGAAGCGGCGATCGGCTCGATGAAGCGGTTCGGCCGGGCCGCGATCTGCGGGATGATCTCCGGGTACAACGAGACCGAGCCGCAGACCGCGCCGCGCAACCTGGCCCGGCTGATCGGCTGGCGGCTCACCCTGCGCGGCTTCCTCGTCCGGGACCACGCCGACCTGCGGGACGAGTTCGTCGAGCGGGCGGGCCGGTGGCTCGCCGACGGCAAGCTGTCCTACCGGGAGACGTTCGCCGATGGCCTGCCCAACGCGCCGCAGGCGTTCCTGGACATGATGCGCGGCGGCAACATCGGCAAGATGCTCGTTCGCCTGTCCCCGGCGGACTGA
- a CDS encoding sugar phosphate isomerase/epimerase family protein, with translation MEYDVPTGAPAAAPTPAAGDPRLSRLSLNQKTVDRLDLPAAVDLCARHGIPAIGLWREPVTAYGVRRSAKLVRDAGLRVSSLCRGGFLTAEDLPLFRAAIHANQRAILEAAELGTDTLVMVVGGLPAGSRDLAGARERVADAIAELAPFAASQGVRLALEPMHPMFCADRGVLSTVDEAVAMAAPHPVESVGVVVDTYHVWWDPTVAAAIAAAGDRIASFQVCDWVVPLPADTLLGRGMMGDGHIDFRALRGMVDDAGYSGDIEVEIFNADVWAADADETAATVKRRYTSEVL, from the coding sequence ATGGAGTACGACGTACCCACCGGAGCGCCGGCCGCGGCGCCGACCCCGGCCGCGGGAGACCCCCGACTGTCCCGGCTGTCCCTCAACCAGAAGACCGTCGACCGGCTCGACCTGCCCGCCGCCGTCGACCTGTGTGCCCGGCACGGGATCCCGGCGATCGGGCTGTGGCGGGAACCGGTGACCGCCTACGGGGTACGGCGCTCCGCCAAGCTGGTCCGCGACGCCGGGCTGCGGGTCTCGTCGCTCTGCCGGGGCGGGTTCCTCACCGCCGAGGACCTCCCGCTGTTCCGCGCCGCGATCCACGCCAACCAACGCGCGATCCTCGAAGCCGCCGAGCTCGGCACCGACACGCTGGTGATGGTCGTCGGCGGCCTACCCGCCGGCTCCCGCGACCTGGCCGGCGCCCGCGAGCGCGTCGCCGACGCGATCGCGGAACTCGCCCCGTTCGCCGCGAGCCAAGGCGTGCGACTCGCGCTGGAACCCATGCATCCGATGTTCTGCGCCGACCGCGGCGTACTATCCACTGTGGACGAAGCGGTTGCGATGGCGGCCCCGCACCCGGTGGAATCGGTCGGCGTCGTGGTCGACACGTACCACGTCTGGTGGGATCCGACCGTCGCCGCCGCGATCGCCGCGGCCGGCGACCGGATCGCCTCGTTCCAGGTGTGCGACTGGGTCGTACCGCTGCCGGCCGACACGCTGCTCGGCCGGGGCATGATGGGCGACGGGCACATCGACTTCCGGGCCTTGCGCGGGATGGTCGACGACGCCGGCTACTCCGGCGACATCGAAGTGGAGATCTTCAACGCGGACGTGTGGGCCGCCGACGCCGACGAGACCGCGGCGACCGTGAAGCGCCGGTACACCAGCGAGGTGCTGTAG